Proteins encoded together in one Rhizobium sp. 11515TR window:
- a CDS encoding cold-shock protein gives MPTGTVKFFNTDKGFGFITPESGGPDVFVHVSALQYGNVLREGQSVSYDLGQDRKTGKSKAENVRPL, from the coding sequence ATGCCAACTGGCACGGTTAAGTTTTTCAACACCGACAAGGGCTTTGGCTTCATTACGCCGGAAAGCGGAGGACCTGACGTTTTCGTTCACGTCTCTGCCCTGCAATACGGCAATGTGCTCAGGGAGGGGCAATCCGTCTCCTACGATCTGGGTCAGGACCGGAAGACGGGCAAGTCGAAGGCGGAAAACGTCAGACCGCTCTAA
- a CDS encoding aldehyde dehydrogenase family protein: MTLNLTVYQAFDRALIAEIPADDAAALEHKLDVAAKAYADRGAWLPTHRRMAILRRVSELLAENRDRFAIMIAREGGKPLADAIVEVTRGIDGLVNAADELRNFGGKEIPMGLTAASANRWAFTTKEPIGVVAAISAFNHPLNLIIHQIAPAVAVGCPVIVKPAATTPISCIEIVKLFWEAGLDERWCQTFITEDNTLAESFATDQRVAFLSFIGSAKVGWYLKSKLPPGTRCALEHGGAAPVIVDRSVSIDAIIGTIVKGGYYHAGQVCVSVQRLFVHNDILANFTDALAAKVASLRVGDPRLKETEVGPLILPRETERVASWIKEATDAGARQFGGGRLSETTLLPSVLLDPPADAKVSRLEVFGPLTCVYGYSDIDEAIRTANSLPYAFQASVFSTDIAVALKAARHLDASAVLVNDHTAFRTDWMPFAGRRQSGYGVGGIPWTMEEMADDKMVVFNGVS; this comes from the coding sequence ATGACGCTTAATCTGACGGTTTATCAGGCATTCGATCGCGCGCTCATTGCCGAAATCCCGGCCGATGATGCCGCTGCTCTCGAGCATAAGCTCGATGTCGCCGCGAAAGCCTATGCCGATCGCGGCGCCTGGCTACCCACGCATCGCAGGATGGCTATCCTCAGAAGAGTGTCCGAGCTTCTCGCGGAGAACCGTGACCGCTTTGCCATCATGATCGCCCGTGAAGGTGGCAAGCCGCTGGCGGATGCGATCGTGGAGGTCACGCGCGGGATTGATGGTCTCGTCAACGCGGCGGACGAGCTGCGCAATTTTGGCGGCAAGGAAATCCCGATGGGCCTGACTGCTGCCAGCGCCAACCGATGGGCCTTCACCACCAAAGAGCCGATCGGTGTCGTGGCGGCGATATCGGCGTTCAACCACCCCCTCAATCTCATCATTCACCAGATTGCACCCGCGGTGGCCGTTGGCTGCCCTGTCATCGTCAAACCGGCGGCAACCACACCGATTTCCTGCATCGAGATCGTCAAGCTGTTCTGGGAGGCGGGACTGGACGAGCGCTGGTGCCAGACTTTCATCACCGAGGACAATACGCTTGCCGAGAGCTTTGCTACGGATCAGCGCGTCGCCTTCCTGAGCTTCATCGGCTCGGCGAAGGTCGGCTGGTATCTGAAAAGCAAGCTGCCGCCAGGCACGAGATGTGCGCTCGAACATGGCGGAGCAGCCCCGGTCATCGTCGATCGAAGCGTCAGCATCGACGCAATCATTGGGACGATCGTCAAAGGTGGATATTATCACGCGGGGCAGGTCTGCGTGTCGGTGCAGCGCCTCTTTGTGCACAATGACATCCTGGCCAACTTCACCGACGCGCTTGCCGCCAAGGTCGCAAGCCTGCGTGTCGGCGATCCTAGGTTGAAGGAGACGGAGGTCGGGCCGCTGATCCTGCCGCGCGAGACGGAACGTGTCGCAAGTTGGATCAAGGAAGCGACCGATGCGGGAGCAAGGCAATTCGGGGGAGGGCGGCTGTCCGAGACCACGCTTCTGCCCTCCGTCCTGCTCGATCCGCCAGCGGATGCCAAGGTGTCGCGGCTCGAGGTGTTCGGGCCGCTGACCTGTGTCTATGGCTATAGCGACATCGACGAGGCGATCCGTACAGCCAACTCGCTGCCCTACGCATTCCAGGCGAGCGTCTTTTCCACCGATATAGCCGTCGCGCTCAAGGCGGCAAGGCATCTCGATGCATCCGCAGTGCTCGTCAACGACCACACGGCGTTTCGAACCGACTGGATGCCTTTTGCGGGGCGCAGGCAGTCGGGATATGGTGTCGGGGGTATTCCCTGGACGATGGAGGAGATGGCCGACGACAAGATGGTGGTGTTCAACGGCGTGAGCTAG
- a CDS encoding winged helix-turn-helix transcriptional regulator gives MKNQTNEPASINMHEEMRRAFALLSGKWKLEIMWFLNQRIYRFNELRKAIPGITQHMLTAQLRELEADGLVSRTVFAEVPPRVEYEITAKARGLGPTMEALTAWWNEYGRSVPERTTTRGRKQASKNR, from the coding sequence ATGAAAAACCAGACTAATGAACCGGCGAGCATCAACATGCATGAAGAGATGCGTCGTGCATTCGCGTTGCTTTCGGGAAAATGGAAGCTGGAAATCATGTGGTTTCTTAACCAACGGATCTATCGGTTTAATGAGCTGCGCAAAGCGATCCCAGGCATCACCCAGCACATGTTGACCGCACAATTGCGGGAGCTGGAGGCCGATGGCCTTGTGTCGCGCACTGTCTTCGCCGAAGTTCCGCCTCGCGTGGAGTACGAGATCACCGCGAAGGCGCGAGGGCTTGGACCGACCATGGAAGCCTTGACGGCGTGGTGGAACGAGTATGGGAGAAGCGTGCCCGAAAGGACGACAACTCGGGGACGAAAGCAGGCTTCGAAAAATAGGTGA
- a CDS encoding SDR family NAD(P)-dependent oxidoreductase, giving the protein MGKLTGKVAIVAGAGRGIGRATAELFAAEGAKVAVLSFTPANVNAVVDHIQSTGGIALGVVCDLSYGEQIAEAVAKVVQTFGGIDILVNVAFDPTVVQSSILDLSIEQLQRNFDMGPIAYLRTMQACYPYLKASGEGRVINFASLAGVLGMSPYGPYNLAKEAVRALTRSAAGEWGPDRITVNNLLPVADAWGAGRDTPPPANALGRFGSPEDDVAPVALFLASSDSQFITGSSLTPDGGQIIDSAR; this is encoded by the coding sequence ATGGGAAAGCTAACCGGAAAAGTGGCTATCGTCGCCGGTGCCGGTAGAGGCATCGGACGTGCCACGGCGGAACTCTTTGCGGCCGAAGGCGCGAAAGTGGCCGTATTGTCGTTCACCCCCGCCAACGTGAATGCGGTCGTCGATCATATTCAATCCACGGGAGGTATCGCACTCGGCGTGGTCTGCGACCTGAGTTACGGCGAGCAGATTGCTGAAGCAGTGGCTAAGGTCGTGCAGACATTCGGCGGCATCGACATCCTTGTAAATGTCGCGTTCGACCCGACCGTCGTTCAGTCCTCTATCCTCGATCTCTCCATCGAGCAGCTGCAACGCAACTTCGATATGGGACCGATTGCGTACCTGCGGACCATGCAGGCTTGCTATCCATACCTGAAAGCCAGTGGGGAAGGTCGAGTGATCAACTTTGCGTCTCTGGCCGGCGTTCTCGGCATGTCGCCTTACGGGCCGTACAACCTCGCCAAGGAGGCCGTCCGCGCTCTAACGCGATCCGCCGCAGGCGAATGGGGTCCAGACAGGATCACCGTCAACAACCTTCTGCCCGTGGCCGACGCTTGGGGAGCAGGACGAGACACTCCTCCGCCGGCGAATGCTCTCGGCCGCTTTGGCTCGCCCGAAGATGATGTCGCTCCGGTCGCCCTATTCCTCGCCAGCAGCGATTCGCAATTCATCACGGGGTCAAGTCTGACGCCGGACGGCGGGCAGATTATCGACAGCGCCCGATAA
- a CDS encoding GNAT family N-acetyltransferase yields the protein MPPKIDDYFIRPATEDDVDALFHICLVTADAGADASALYSNPRLPGYVWAVPYLKFAPEFAFVLARHDRVVGYVVGTPDTASFDKALGRDWWPPVRREIADLIPSTEKDADVLERIANPHSGTPGLEETYPAHLHINILPEAQSGGWGRLMIETMLDKLSSHGVPAVHLGVSPANERAKGFYRHLGFEELRHGDHLAFVMRLDKPAI from the coding sequence ATGCCTCCTAAGATCGACGATTATTTCATCCGCCCGGCCACCGAGGACGACGTTGACGCCCTCTTTCACATTTGCCTGGTGACGGCTGACGCCGGAGCCGACGCGAGCGCACTTTACAGCAATCCGCGCCTTCCCGGTTATGTATGGGCGGTGCCTTATCTCAAATTCGCCCCAGAGTTCGCGTTCGTTCTTGCCAGGCACGACCGGGTCGTCGGCTATGTTGTCGGCACGCCGGATACCGCCAGCTTTGACAAAGCGCTCGGCAGAGATTGGTGGCCGCCTGTCCGCCGCGAGATCGCCGATCTGATACCCAGCACCGAAAAAGACGCCGATGTTCTGGAGCGAATAGCCAATCCTCACAGCGGCACGCCGGGCCTTGAAGAGACCTATCCCGCGCATCTTCACATCAATATTCTGCCCGAAGCCCAATCGGGTGGATGGGGACGGCTCATGATCGAGACCATGCTCGACAAGCTCTCGAGCCATGGCGTACCCGCGGTCCATCTTGGCGTCAGTCCTGCAAACGAACGTGCCAAGGGCTTTTACAGGCATCTCGGCTTCGAAGAACTCCGCCATGGCGATCACCTTGCCTTCGTCATGAGATTGGACAAGCCGGCAATCTGA
- a CDS encoding ROK family transcriptional regulator — MPNATQTPIARKISTNSVIRTILAKGPISRADIAKQTGLSKQTISDVVRNLENSGWLTPTGYTDGRLGRTAITYELDASAGFAASIDLGGTKIAAVICDLVGNIVAETKVPTSSRGGVHLVDQFHAIIQDLARGAGVDLSKLRVIVLATPGVRDPATGHINVAPNIPGVETIDLRRLLSDRMAIPVVIENDVNLAAQGERWRGHGSTSDNFAFVAVGTGIGMGIIANGSLMRGARGAAGEIAYLPLGGEPFDPGGFTLGTLESAVGSAAMVRRYSGYGGRSEATVAGLFSALVAGEPAAVAVIEETSRSIALAIAAIGATLDPELVIMGGSIGARPELVEAIRRYLPRCTPYPPRIEISQFGNRAALVGGIGIAVEHMHQELFGVDLQDP, encoded by the coding sequence ATGCCAAATGCGACCCAGACACCGATAGCGCGAAAAATTTCAACAAATTCCGTCATTCGGACCATACTTGCAAAAGGCCCTATTTCCCGCGCCGATATTGCCAAGCAAACGGGCTTGTCCAAGCAAACGATTTCCGACGTTGTTCGCAATCTGGAGAATAGTGGTTGGTTGACGCCGACTGGGTATACCGATGGGCGCTTGGGGCGAACCGCAATAACCTACGAGCTCGATGCAAGTGCCGGTTTCGCTGCATCCATCGATCTCGGTGGAACCAAAATCGCGGCCGTCATCTGCGATCTGGTTGGAAATATCGTTGCCGAAACCAAGGTGCCGACAAGCTCGCGCGGTGGCGTTCATCTTGTTGATCAATTCCACGCCATTATACAGGACCTCGCCCGGGGCGCCGGCGTCGATCTCTCCAAATTGCGCGTCATAGTGCTGGCTACGCCAGGGGTGCGTGATCCGGCCACCGGACATATCAATGTCGCCCCGAACATCCCGGGAGTCGAAACGATTGACTTGCGCCGGCTCCTGAGCGACCGGATGGCAATCCCGGTCGTCATTGAAAACGACGTCAACCTTGCTGCACAAGGAGAGCGATGGCGAGGACACGGCTCCACATCGGATAATTTTGCCTTCGTGGCCGTAGGCACCGGTATCGGCATGGGCATTATTGCAAATGGTAGCCTCATGCGCGGCGCGCGCGGTGCCGCCGGCGAGATCGCCTATCTGCCTCTCGGCGGTGAGCCATTTGATCCGGGCGGCTTTACCCTTGGTACTCTTGAAAGCGCCGTGGGTAGCGCGGCAATGGTGCGGCGCTATTCTGGATATGGCGGGCGGAGCGAGGCAACCGTAGCGGGCCTTTTTTCGGCTCTGGTGGCTGGCGAGCCAGCCGCTGTTGCGGTGATCGAGGAAACTTCGCGATCGATTGCGCTTGCCATTGCCGCGATCGGTGCGACGCTCGATCCAGAGCTGGTGATCATGGGCGGCAGCATCGGCGCACGCCCCGAACTTGTCGAAGCCATTCGCAGATATTTGCCACGTTGCACGCCTTACCCACCCCGCATCGAGATCAGCCAGTTTGGCAATCGGGCGGCTCTCGTCGGCGGCATTGGCATCGCAGTCGAGCACATGCATCAGGAGCTGTTCGGTGTTGATTTGCAAGATCCATGA
- a CDS encoding extracellular solute-binding protein, translating to MFSDFISINMASILKKTGILAGVTFVGLGMSTAVFAETLTVWDDHDSESRAAVMTELNANFQKAHPEVKLDHTVRDFQDLNLTLKLAVSSGDGPVVTKVNQGAGDMGAMVKENLLVPVDTYLKKYGWDKNQSDSLLARDRWSSKGEFGVGETYGISSLAEIVGLYYNEKVLKAAGVELPIKNFDDFLAALDKVKAAGTPPLTIGTAKGHLALHMLAGISQAHIDASDRKALDDLIYGRGGTWNTPGNLESVRLAQKWATNGYFSDGYQGISGDDAVQLFVAGQGAFLISGTWYFGDMQNNPDIHFMPIPAPAGIKHPLSVGGVDLAWAITSLAKSDKMKDLAGEYINYMVSKDASVTWARAGYLPATPVPEDAGVNASPLLKEGIAIWKSLNDDNALGHYPDWASPTMLKTFDENTPLLFANKQTPEELIAKLDADYAAYMKSK from the coding sequence ATGTTTAGCGATTTCATCTCCATCAACATGGCATCCATTCTGAAGAAGACAGGAATTTTGGCGGGCGTCACGTTCGTCGGGCTCGGCATGTCGACGGCCGTCTTTGCCGAGACGCTTACCGTCTGGGACGACCATGACTCGGAGTCGCGGGCTGCCGTGATGACCGAACTCAACGCCAATTTCCAGAAGGCGCATCCCGAGGTTAAGCTCGACCATACCGTGCGCGACTTCCAGGATCTCAATCTTACGCTCAAGCTTGCGGTTTCATCCGGCGATGGTCCAGTGGTGACCAAGGTCAACCAGGGCGCCGGCGACATGGGCGCGATGGTGAAGGAAAACCTTCTCGTTCCTGTCGATACTTATCTCAAGAAATATGGCTGGGATAAAAACCAGTCCGATAGTCTGCTTGCGCGTGACCGCTGGTCGAGCAAGGGTGAGTTCGGTGTCGGCGAGACCTACGGTATCTCGTCGCTCGCCGAAATCGTCGGCCTTTATTATAATGAAAAGGTCTTGAAAGCCGCCGGAGTCGAGCTGCCGATCAAGAACTTCGACGATTTCCTTGCAGCCCTCGATAAGGTCAAGGCGGCAGGCACCCCACCGCTTACCATAGGCACTGCGAAGGGCCATCTGGCGCTCCATATGCTGGCTGGGATCAGCCAGGCGCATATCGATGCGTCCGATCGAAAGGCGCTTGATGACCTGATCTATGGCCGCGGCGGAACCTGGAATACGCCCGGCAATCTGGAATCGGTGAGACTTGCTCAGAAATGGGCAACAAACGGCTATTTCTCCGATGGTTACCAGGGCATCTCGGGTGATGATGCCGTTCAGCTTTTTGTCGCTGGCCAAGGGGCCTTTCTGATTTCTGGAACCTGGTATTTCGGCGATATGCAGAACAATCCGGATATTCATTTCATGCCGATCCCCGCACCCGCCGGCATCAAGCATCCGCTTTCGGTTGGCGGCGTCGACCTTGCCTGGGCGATCACCAGCCTGGCCAAGAGCGACAAAATGAAGGATCTCGCCGGCGAATACATCAATTACATGGTCTCCAAGGACGCATCCGTGACCTGGGCTCGCGCCGGCTACCTGCCTGCGACCCCGGTTCCGGAAGATGCCGGGGTCAACGCTTCCCCGCTTCTGAAAGAGGGTATCGCGATCTGGAAATCGTTGAACGATGACAATGCACTCGGGCATTATCCCGATTGGGCGAGCCCCACCATGCTCAAGACGTTTGATGAAAATACGCCTCTGCTGTTTGCGAACAAACAAACGCCTGAAGAGCTGATCGCCAAGCTCGATGCCGATTATGCCGCCTACATGAAGAGCAAGTGA
- a CDS encoding carbohydrate ABC transporter permease produces the protein MKRSPLDANAGRNLVYILPGLLVYFALVLGPIIAAIGISFTEWNGIGSPNWIGFGNYAKLLSDETFYVALKNNALFMVFYCVIPIVVGLSLAALVWSLRQREQFALRTLLFLPYIMPTAVLGIIWHWLYNPAFGPINQALKLAGLGSIALPWLGDFTFVLPAVGIVASWYFFGFCMVLFLSGIQRIDPSLFEAAKVDGASGSRIFFFITLPLLLPEIRIALLLTIIASIKSFDLIFTMTRGGPANATLVPNIYMYELGFQLNRYGYASAVAIIGAILVFAINYAVHRLVRPVKEGSAS, from the coding sequence ATGAAACGCTCACCACTTGATGCCAACGCCGGCAGAAATCTCGTTTATATTCTCCCTGGCTTGCTGGTTTATTTTGCTCTGGTCTTAGGCCCCATTATTGCAGCAATCGGCATCAGCTTCACCGAATGGAATGGGATCGGTTCGCCCAATTGGATCGGCTTCGGCAATTATGCGAAATTGCTTTCGGATGAGACTTTCTATGTTGCATTGAAAAACAATGCGCTTTTCATGGTGTTTTACTGCGTCATCCCGATTGTCGTGGGCCTGTCGCTTGCTGCATTGGTCTGGTCGCTCAGGCAGCGGGAGCAGTTCGCGCTGCGCACATTGCTTTTTTTGCCCTATATCATGCCGACCGCTGTTCTGGGCATCATCTGGCACTGGCTCTACAATCCTGCCTTTGGCCCCATCAATCAGGCGTTAAAACTGGCTGGCCTGGGTTCGATCGCTTTACCCTGGCTTGGCGATTTCACCTTTGTCCTACCGGCCGTGGGCATCGTCGCCAGCTGGTATTTCTTCGGTTTCTGCATGGTCCTGTTTCTTTCCGGTATTCAGCGGATCGACCCTTCGCTGTTTGAAGCGGCGAAGGTCGACGGCGCTTCAGGAAGCAGGATTTTTTTCTTCATAACGCTGCCGCTCCTACTGCCGGAAATACGTATCGCACTGCTTCTCACCATCATTGCTTCCATCAAGAGTTTTGACTTGATCTTCACGATGACCAGGGGTGGTCCGGCCAATGCGACCCTCGTCCCCAATATTTATATGTATGAACTTGGCTTCCAATTGAATCGGTATGGCTATGCCTCGGCCGTCGCCATCATCGGTGCAATTCTGGTCTTCGCAATCAATTATGCCGTTCATCGGCTGGTGCGGCCAGTGAAGGAGGGGAGTGCATCGTGA
- a CDS encoding acetolactate synthase large subunit: protein MTKGSDLLVAALENEGVDRIFGIPGEENLDVVESIRKSSIQLVLTRHEQAAAFMAATYGRLTGKPGVCLTTLGPGALNLSTGAAYALLGAMPMVMITGQKGVLSSRQARFQVVDVVASMKPLTKLARQIVSPQMIPTMVREAFRIAQEERPGPVHLELPEDIAAEECAPVALVAPHQLELPIASDAALDRAAALITAAKRPLLMLGAAASRPRSTSDIAQFVIRTGIPFFTTQMGKGTVPGGTELYMGTAALSERDYVHEAIEQADLIITIGHDTIEKPPFIMGKDGPNVVHVGYQPATVEQVYFPQSEVIGDIGPSLKTLADRLEGKLPNAQALLHLRERILERIAVRATEDRFTPQRLVHDIREVMPHDGILALDNGMYKIWFARNYRTRMANTLLLDNALATMGAGLPSAMVASMLYPERRVMAICGDGGFMMNSQEIETAVRLKLNLVILVIEDDAYGMIRWKQAVDEFPDFGMTFGNPDFVRYAQSYGAKGTRVDDISQFKQVLEDAFSGGGVHLVNVPVDYSENERVLVKELRARLPAILEDQDDA, encoded by the coding sequence ATGACCAAAGGCTCCGATCTCCTGGTGGCCGCACTCGAAAACGAGGGTGTCGACCGTATCTTCGGTATTCCAGGCGAAGAAAATCTCGATGTTGTCGAATCTATCCGCAAATCGTCCATTCAGCTGGTGTTGACCCGGCATGAACAGGCGGCTGCGTTCATGGCCGCGACCTATGGTCGCCTGACCGGCAAACCGGGTGTGTGTCTGACGACGCTCGGGCCGGGCGCCTTGAACCTTTCGACGGGTGCGGCATACGCGTTGCTCGGCGCCATGCCAATGGTGATGATCACCGGCCAGAAAGGGGTACTTTCGTCCCGGCAGGCCCGGTTCCAGGTGGTAGACGTGGTGGCGTCGATGAAGCCGCTCACCAAGCTTGCCAGGCAGATCGTCTCACCGCAGATGATCCCGACGATGGTCAGAGAGGCATTCCGGATCGCACAGGAGGAGCGGCCGGGGCCCGTCCATCTCGAGCTCCCAGAGGACATCGCTGCCGAGGAATGCGCGCCGGTCGCCCTCGTCGCCCCGCATCAGCTGGAGCTGCCGATCGCAAGTGACGCGGCGCTCGATCGCGCGGCCGCGCTGATCACCGCGGCAAAACGCCCGCTGCTCATGCTTGGGGCAGCCGCTTCGCGCCCGCGCTCGACGTCCGACATCGCGCAGTTCGTCATCCGCACCGGCATCCCGTTCTTCACGACCCAGATGGGTAAGGGAACGGTCCCGGGCGGAACCGAGCTCTACATGGGCACGGCCGCGCTGTCGGAGCGGGACTATGTTCATGAGGCGATCGAGCAGGCCGATCTCATTATCACCATCGGCCATGACACGATCGAAAAGCCGCCCTTCATCATGGGCAAGGATGGCCCGAATGTCGTCCATGTCGGATATCAGCCGGCGACCGTCGAGCAGGTCTATTTCCCGCAATCGGAAGTCATCGGCGATATCGGCCCATCGTTGAAGACGCTGGCCGATCGCCTCGAAGGCAAGCTGCCGAACGCGCAAGCCCTTCTTCACCTGCGCGAGCGCATCCTCGAGCGCATCGCCGTCCGGGCGACGGAAGATCGCTTCACGCCGCAGCGGCTGGTCCATGACATCCGGGAAGTCATGCCGCATGACGGCATCTTGGCGCTTGACAACGGCATGTACAAGATCTGGTTCGCCCGGAACTACCGGACGCGCATGGCGAACACGCTGCTGCTCGACAATGCCCTTGCGACAATGGGTGCCGGGCTCCCTTCGGCCATGGTCGCCTCGATGCTCTATCCCGAGCGGCGTGTCATGGCGATCTGCGGGGATGGCGGCTTCATGATGAATTCGCAGGAGATCGAGACGGCCGTCCGGCTGAAGCTGAACCTCGTCATCCTCGTTATCGAGGATGATGCCTATGGCATGATCCGCTGGAAACAGGCGGTGGACGAGTTTCCGGACTTCGGAATGACGTTCGGCAATCCGGATTTCGTTAGATATGCGCAATCCTATGGTGCCAAGGGGACGAGGGTCGACGACATCAGCCAGTTCAAGCAGGTGCTCGAAGATGCCTTTTCCGGCGGTGGCGTTCATCTCGTCAACGTCCCGGTCGATTATTCGGAAAACGAACGTGTGCTGGTGAAGGAATTGCGTGCGCGGCTTCCCGCCATCCTGGAGGATCAAGATGACGCTTAA
- a CDS encoding glycogen debranching protein has translation MMTPTSQGEITTDHPVILPIMAPRLQAYAHPDGYLDLALWGSGRLGRIRFSKLAGPYVYGPNRVTAEAGGIFVAQSKPILLIRNARLEGIHPARRGAWWHEIDKDSPKPKLIKRNNRRIVVTGWGAMIVEVGDGDVRVTAGATEEEAEAAFSLASDAIVAEAANYVARCDLAPKADPVMRSMVMQGTHAALSSIRLDENGVFAGLAAGQAYSAPARTYYRDGYWTMQMLLKLAPEAVRDEIRLLAKGIQPDGEAPSGVILTGPAQSRAWQNFVLDAKRNPEKYRGKAAPEHHNRPDDWWSDHFDSPLFFILFLVDYVNTTGDTAEALRHWPLVAAIIERYLALAGPGSVLPSKPRNDRDWADNVYREGLVSYNLGLFVGALDGVAKLGAVHDPALAQKAREIAASARAEIEDRLFVPCKNGYADFVTPDGFVEDHLVLDSLTLSRYGAISQTRAIGLLKAMEGALEARNNTKQPYGDWGVLCAFPPFKRASDVRSKTAFPFRYHNGSDWPYWDGVYAEERIRHGLGGARYALIRWWETCLANGWAGAVEYFSPPYGRGSLLQGWSAMPAAVVLKYGLEAANAENK, from the coding sequence ATGATGACCCCCACATCCCAAGGCGAAATCACAACCGATCACCCGGTCATTTTGCCGATCATGGCGCCTCGACTGCAGGCGTACGCGCATCCCGACGGGTATCTTGATCTCGCTCTTTGGGGAAGCGGCCGTCTTGGTCGCATACGTTTTTCCAAGCTTGCCGGACCTTACGTTTACGGTCCAAACAGAGTCACCGCCGAAGCAGGCGGCATTTTCGTCGCCCAGTCAAAGCCTATCCTTCTAATCCGCAATGCCCGCCTGGAAGGAATCCATCCGGCTCGTCGGGGTGCTTGGTGGCATGAGATTGACAAGGATAGTCCGAAGCCCAAGCTCATCAAACGCAATAATCGCCGTATCGTCGTGACCGGTTGGGGTGCGATGATCGTCGAGGTTGGCGACGGAGATGTCCGCGTCACGGCCGGGGCCACTGAAGAGGAGGCTGAAGCCGCATTTAGCCTTGCCAGCGACGCTATCGTGGCAGAAGCGGCGAATTATGTCGCCCGGTGCGACCTTGCGCCAAAGGCCGATCCCGTGATGCGCAGCATGGTGATGCAGGGCACACATGCCGCGCTTTCCAGCATTCGGTTAGACGAGAATGGCGTGTTCGCCGGCCTAGCCGCAGGTCAGGCCTATAGCGCGCCCGCGCGCACCTATTATCGCGATGGCTACTGGACGATGCAAATGCTGCTGAAGCTTGCGCCAGAGGCGGTACGCGATGAAATTCGACTTTTGGCCAAGGGAATTCAGCCTGATGGGGAGGCGCCGAGCGGCGTGATATTGACGGGACCGGCGCAATCGCGCGCCTGGCAGAACTTCGTTCTCGATGCCAAACGAAATCCCGAGAAATATCGTGGCAAGGCTGCTCCGGAACATCACAATCGTCCTGATGATTGGTGGAGCGATCATTTTGACAGCCCGCTTTTCTTCATCCTCTTTCTCGTCGATTATGTGAACACCACGGGGGATACGGCGGAAGCGTTGCGGCATTGGCCGCTTGTGGCCGCCATCATTGAACGATATCTGGCTCTTGCTGGGCCCGGCAGCGTACTGCCCTCGAAGCCGCGAAACGACAGGGACTGGGCAGACAATGTCTATCGGGAAGGTCTCGTCTCCTATAATCTCGGCCTTTTCGTCGGTGCATTGGATGGCGTGGCCAAGCTGGGGGCCGTGCATGATCCTGCATTGGCGCAGAAGGCACGCGAGATAGCGGCCTCCGCTCGTGCCGAAATCGAGGATAGGCTTTTCGTCCCGTGCAAAAACGGTTACGCCGATTTCGTCACTCCCGATGGATTTGTCGAGGATCATCTCGTGCTCGACAGTCTGACACTCTCCCGTTATGGGGCGATTTCGCAAACGCGCGCGATTGGTCTCCTGAAGGCGATGGAAGGGGCTCTGGAGGCTCGAAACAATACGAAACAGCCCTATGGGGATTGGGGCGTCCTTTGCGCGTTCCCACCATTTAAACGGGCAAGTGATGTAAGATCGAAGACCGCGTTCCCCTTTCGCTATCACAATGGATCGGATTGGCCCTATTGGGATGGCGTCTATGCGGAAGAAAGAATACGCCACGGTCTCGGTGGAGCGCGTTATGCGCTTATACGCTGGTGGGAAACCTGCTTAGCCAACGGTTGGGCAGGTGCGGTCGAATATTTCTCGCCGCCCTACGGACGCGGTTCCCTGCTGCAGGGATGGAGTGCGATGCCGGCGGCTGTTGTTCTTAAATATGGCCTAGAGGCTGCGAACGCGGAGAACAAGTAA
- a CDS encoding DoxX family protein: MSEFYIYWVATTLLILLYLASAVTYIIKIEWVRQTILGFGYPSYLVRFLTFVKLAAVAAIASRFNVAVSDLAYAGMLFHLLLSGLAHVGARKPLGALPAVIGLALLATSFATQNAGREVPSPYALAQTL; this comes from the coding sequence ATGTCTGAATTCTATATTTATTGGGTTGCAACGACCTTGCTTATCTTGTTGTACCTGGCCTCTGCCGTGACCTACATTATCAAGATCGAGTGGGTACGGCAAACAATCCTCGGGTTCGGCTATCCTAGCTATCTTGTCCGCTTTCTGACCTTCGTGAAACTCGCTGCCGTCGCCGCTATCGCCTCGCGTTTCAACGTTGCCGTCAGTGATCTGGCATATGCAGGCATGTTGTTTCACCTCCTGCTTTCCGGGCTTGCCCACGTGGGCGCTCGCAAACCCCTAGGCGCACTGCCCGCTGTCATCGGACTGGCATTGCTCGCTACCTCTTTCGCGACACAGAACGCAGGACGCGAGGTTCCCTCACCGTATGCGCTCGCGCAGACGCTCTAA